The segment CCTTAACTTAAAACTATGGTAATTCTAGGGGGGGCAGATACATGTAAAGGGGGCCCTCGCTGCCTGCGCTTCGCCCCTGGCCTTACAGACCCATTCTACACACACAGTTTACCTGCAAGTCTCCATCTCTCTGGATGAGCGAGTCCCACAATCCTCTTCACATCCTCCAGAGGGACGGTGGTCGGCGTCTGGTCCCTGTCCGTGTCCGGCTGGGTCGCcggggaggacgaggaggcgGCTGAGGAGCTGGCGAAGGCGACAGGTGTGCGTGTGACTGCCCGTGCTCGGGCTGTGGACTCGAACGTGTGTAAACAGAGTATGGAGAGCGAGCTGCGGGGCAGGACCGAGGTGAGGGGCCTGGCTGCCGGGTGGAGTGAGGAGCTAGCCCCGCTCCTCCTCCGGGGGACCGCTGAGAGGGTCAGGCGGAGCCCCTGTGATAGCCCCCTGGCCTGGGTCAGTCTCAGTCGGGACAAATATCCTCCGTTTGTACAGCCTGACGTGCGGACTAACAGCCACATTGTCCTAGATGCGAGCTAAATTCCCCACAGGGGAGTCAAATACATTAACCGGTGATAATAAACAAGTGGTGTCGAGGTGAGGTTAGGTCCATGTCAGCTCCGCAGCCCTCAGGTCAACACACCGCCTCCATAGCCGTCCAGCTGCGAGCCTGCCGCCGGTGCATTGTCGAGTCTTGACGGTTATTGTCGCTGTTATCTGCGCTTCACAGGCGTCTTCACCCAGTTTATCTCTTATCAGCGAGCAATTAGCAGCACCACCCCGCCCGTCACGCACATCTGCCGGCCCCTGACACATATGTGGCGGAAGCGGAGACACGGGCGACACCACAATCGGCCCGAGGAGAACGTGTGATGTCCCGGTGCGGAGTGTGGAGCAGTGCGGGGGAGTGTGGAGCAGCGGTAGAGGAAAGGTGACCCTGCGGCTCCTGGCTCACAAGAAGCTGCTGCTCGATGTCACCAGCGAGAACCAAACTTCCTCCAGACGAGACCAATCCAGCCCAGAGCAGCCCAATGTTTGTTTCAATGCTTTATTGACAAACAGCAACATTAACAATGATCAAAGCGAACATAACAACACGTAAAGCATAACAAATCACGCCATAAAGTAATCAGTATTAAAGAGGGTTTATAAATCAAGcccaaaaatacattttcacaggAGAGGGAGAATTCAGAATCAATACATTgggaaataaatgtgcaaacatCTTGCCAACAAGTGGGTAAAAGAGCAAAATAAGTGATGGATATCTCCTGGAACCATGTGACTAGAAGAAACATCGATATCTCTATTGCATTCTCATAGTGTTCAGTTGACTCCACAGCAGAAACCATAATTTCATGATTGGAATAGTTCCCATAAACTCATATATGACTGCTTGGCACTTTTGCAAATTTGCAATGCAAAAACCTATTTCCTATATGCATCCGGTATATTTTAGCTGAAGtggttttctgttattttgaaaaataaatgttgcattATCTTTCTGTTTTTGCATACTACTAATAATTACATATAAGGTAGTTTGAATATTATGTCAtttctgtgagagagagagagagagagagagagagagggagattctttgagagagagacattaCTCTGGAATATCTGAGCCGACCATAGTGACAACTGTTGGCGGATGATGTCGATCGACTCTCGGTTGCTTTGGGCTGGCCGGCAGGGTGAAAGTTGAAAGTTCGTCCCCATCTGAAAACAGGAGCCACGTGCCTGCTGTAAAGTCGTGAGTTcactgaaataaatgtttacaaGTGCATGTATGTTTTATATAATAGGCACAGTCGATGCTCGGGGATAGTTTGCTCCAGTATAGACGAGTGACAGCCCAACTATTAGCTTCTTCTGACGTCAGCTAGAACGTGCTATCTAGCTAGGTGCCGTTAGCTTTAGAAGCGGAGAGAGTCAGAAAGGTGGTTTGTATACATGAAAAGCATGTTCACCCCAATAATACTCAGATCAAAATATATACTTCATGGGGAAGTTGTTCTTAGACCAAAGTGCTACAACAGAACAGTACACAAGGACATATAGTATAAGACCCACAGTAATAGTGCAGAATAAAAGGGAGTTGAATATTGCACCTGCCCTAAAACACTTATAAAGATAAAACACTGAAAGGATATAACGCTTAAAAGATTAACAACAACAAGTGGCATTACCCAGCGTGTAAAGGTGCCAGACAAAGTGCAAAGGTTATTGAGATACATGGCTGAATCAAGAGGTTTCCTTAATGAGTGGGATAGACTTTGGGATGAATGAGAGCTCGAGACTCTTAATGATGATTGAACATTACACATTAACCTAAATGTGACCGCTCTCAGCATGTGCTCTAATGCAGTGTGTGTTGAGTTTGGTAACTGTGCCTAAAGTACAATCACACAATGAAACGCCCGTCTTGTTTCCTGTGTACAGCAGCTACAGCGATGGCTGCCATCTACTCAGGAATCCATCTGAAACTGAAGAGTCCTCAGACACCATGGGACGACAAGCTGAAGCTGGCACGCTTTGCCTGGATCTCCTCTCAGTGTCTGCTGCCCAACAAGGAACAGGTGACAGCTGAAGTTGTCAGAGAAGATGCTTGTGTCTTCGTCAACCTATACtctttggttgttgtttttttatttgggtGCAAGGTTCAGATGCTGGAAAGCCTCAGTAGTCATATGTGTGGTCTGAGTAAAAAGTGGTTGCTGTAGTTTTATTTCATAATAATCTTCCATGTAGATCATTGTTTGGATATCAATTATCATCAGTAGATGTTATGTGTCCTCTGTTTTAATCCTTTCTCACGGCTGTCTGATTATAATTTGAACTGGGGAGCTAAATTAAAATACTTAACTGCCTAGGGGTCTGCAGGTCCTCCACAATTACAAATAGCACTTTAAAACAGGTTTCCTGCAGTCCTACATCACCTAACCCCTTGTATTACGCAACGGCACCCTATAGTGGTGTAGATTAGTTGAATTTAGGGTGCCATGAAAACCAAGAATTCATCAACAACAGTATATCACCAGCTTTATCAGGACAAAGATGATCACTGGGAGAATTTCACATTGAAAATTATATTCATAACAACGTTGTAGTCGAGGCTGCAGGCTATTGGGTCAATTTCCAAatcaaataaagataaaaagatatATTAAACAGCCTAACaactaaaaatatattaaacctGAGGGCTGTCTTTCTCAGTACTCACAAAGCCATTTTCAACTACAACCCACAAACAGTTTAGATGAATAAAAGGGATGTACAACAGATATCACCTTCCAATACCACCTGTTTATTTTACACATAAGTTCCAGTTGAAGCAGTTGTCATATGAAAAACTAGTCGATGTAGTTGTATTGTTGTACATGAAGGAATAATCATATGATGAtaagtgtatttgtataataaaaagttaaaattggGTTGTAGCTTCGCTGCAGATGAATTTGCTGAACATTTGCCCACTTGTTCCATTGCTCTGGTACCGATGGCTTTTgcattaattatatttatgatGTCTACTAGAGGATTTGGATTTATGATTGGCGTCTATCTTAGTGCACATTACTTGACAGGCCTTCATTAGGACTGTGCTGATACAGTGACCACATTTACTGTGGAGGATTTGTGAATTTCTTTCTTCGTCTGTCGTTAattttttccttctttaatTCCTGTCTGCTTTAGGATAGTTACAAACAAAGCCTGTgttaatttaattcaaacacTTTATTTCATTGACTGTCTTAAACTTTTTTCACTGCAGGTTCTATTGGACTGGTGCACCCATGCTTTGACAGGCTGGTACAACAAGAAGGTGGAGTTTTCTCAGAATGTACTGGAAGGCCTGTGGTGTTACCTTGATGACCTGCTTCACAGCCGAAAGCTCCACTCGCTTCTCAAACAGGGAAAGACGGTCAGCCTGAGGCTCAACATGGCacaggtgtgtgtttatggcaGAATCGTGTGTTGGTTAATGCGCTTGCATATTCATACTTAGGAAACAGGATGTGTCGATGTTTGTATTTGAAGGTTTCATTCCTTGttcctcttttttcctccagctgctgcttgagCGTCTCCAGGAGTGTTCTCGTGTTGGCTCCAAGTCACTGGTGTGCGCGGCCACCATACTGAGCGTGTGTCAGGGCATTCTCTCTTCTCCCGTGCTCTCATCTGTCTTCATCACCAAGTATGAACTCATGGTTGACCTGCTGGCCAAACTCTGCTCGATAGCCTGCTGTGAGCTTCAGCAGCCATTGCTCACAGAAATCATAGTGACTGAGTCTGATACATGTCAAGATGAGGCGATGAGCGAGCCTCTTCAAACTCCACTTGCTAACAGTAAGGAAACGTTGGACTCTCCTGCAGATCTGACAGAGTTAGATACCAATAAACCAGCTTCCAAACCAAATGAAAACCATTCATCTAATTTGTTTGAGGTGCTGCTTCAGGTGTTGTCATGTTACTTAGCGGTACAGCGACAGCAAGCCAACCCCAACAGGGTCTTTACCCTGGTGACCAACCAGCTGATCCAGCCATTAGTGCTGCTCAGGCATCTGCTGACTTCTGGGGAATTtgctccctctcacacacatctGCGTCTCCGTCAGCCGCTGTGCAGAGACATCCGCGTCAAGATTGACTCCATCCTTCAGTCTGCCCTCTTCCCGTCCGAGCACCTGACCTCTTACAAGGAGGAGCTCCTTCCATCGAAAGGCGAGACTGGGAAACGTGGTCCAGGAGGAGCAAAAGGCCCCCTGAAGCCAATCAGTGCCATTATTCCCAAACTAAGTGCACAGGGCTACTGTGAGCCGCACCTACACTACTCTGTGAAGTCCAACACGTTGTCTCTGCTGTTTAAATTTTTTCTGGAAAGCTATGGGAACGGTAGAGGAGAGAATGAAGAAGAACAGAAGATGCTGTGTTTCTATTTTCTCACGAGATTGATCCCAGCATTAGATCTATGTCTCGATGGAGACTCCGTCTCACCTGCAAAAGCAGAGCAGTCAGTGTCTGAGTCGACTGGGCAGACGTCTTCCCCGGACTCCCTCCATTCCCCAGAGAGCTGGACATTGGCTCTGTTGTCTGTGGAGTCCCTGCTAACCCAGGCTCTGTCAGCAGATATGTATAACGTAGCAGCAGACAGAATACGACACAAAGAGGTCCAGCTCAACTTTTACAGAGCACTGGGGCAAATGCTCTTCAACCAGGCTCAGCCAAGGTAACACAAACCTCCTTGATGtgtttttcattatatttttttcatataaaCAATCTTTTGGTCATTAACTGTAAAACTCTAATATCTTGTCTTTCAGCATCCCAGCATGGTACCGCTGTTTGAAGGTGCTCTTGAGTCTTAACCATCTGATTCTTGAACCAGACCTGGACCAGCTGTTATCTTCAGCCTGGGTTAATTCGGAGTGCATGGAAGCACGAGTGCAGCGCGCCAGACAGGTCATAATTCTAACAGTAATTCCTAAATTTGATTTTGTAACAAtatgatatttgtatttattacataTGCACAAAATATCTGGGTTTTGAGGTCACGGTTTGGTATGTGTTTACTTAACAGACGATGGCTGTCACCCTTAAAATCCATAATACTGCTgcaatatacaaataaagttaatttTCAAAAGTAAAATCATTACGAGGAACTTACGATATTTGTTACACATGCGCTCAGAACCGAAAGGCCCATAAATTGTTTCAgcacaaatacatttactgtTACAACCCTAATgcaaattttataaaaaaatcaatagtTAAGCTCATGCTGAGAATtgtatacatgtaaatatagaATTGAGTCTTTGTAAACAGATGAATTTGAAAGATTCTGGATATTTGTCCCAACAGCTGATGGTGTGCAGTCTCCTCCAGACCTACACTAAGCTCCGTCAGATCCCTCGCTTCTTCTCGGAGCTCCTGTCGGTGATCTGTCAGCCAGCTCTGGAAGAACTCCGACCTCCGCTGCTGTCCGAGGCGATCTCCGTCTCCCTCGGGACTTGTCTTCTGGACACGCCCCCGTCCCAGTGCCTCGAGATCTGCTCATCAGTGCTGGAGAGTATGAGGACATGTATACTCCCTGACCTGgtgaaggaagaaaaagaggcagagaagaTGGACattgatggaggaggagatgataaAAAAAGCCAACTTAATGTGGACCAAGAGAGACAAGATGCATCTCTGAAGCTCTTCTCCCTCAGCCAGCTCCTTCATGTGGTTTTATTCAGCCTGAAAACTCTAGATAatacatctcctcttcctttaGTCCGGCAGGGTCAAGCCCTGATGGATGAGATGCAGCAGGTAGTCAAGGAGTTACTACAGGTGTTGCCAAGAGAAAACAGGATCAAAAAGACGCCAAGGAAaggcaaaaagaaaatggaCCACAAAGAGCCCGAGAGGGTCCCAGTGCTGTGGGAACAGATGACCCAGGAGGCCACACTGCTCCTCAGGTACACCTGGGTGGAATTGGACACACTTTTTGATATCCACTGTGGTAAATACATATCTCCTGACTCTGACCAGGAGGCAGCTGTCTGTGAGACTGGGGAGGAAGCTCTTTCTAATTCTCTGCTCCAAACACGCATTGAGAGTCTTCTATCTGGTGACATCTTACCTGCACATCTCtatccctccccctccttcagCCCCATGAGCTGCTTGCTGCTCAAACTCCTGACCTTACAGCAGATGAAGAGAGTAATGCTGAACTGCAACTTACCATGTGAATCCAGCACTACTGCACTGCTTAACAGGACAGCccactttatttcagctgaTCTGAAGCTTGAGGAGACTCCAGCCGGAGAGCAGGTGTGGGACGGGCAGATAAGCAGCGTAAACAGCAGCTCCTATGTTGTTGCACACTGGCATCTTGTTGCATCCAATCTGCCTCTGATTGCTCCCTACCTGAGCGGAGAGAACATGGGCTGCATAGCAAATTTTCTCGTCGGGTCTCTCCTCAGCGAACAGTCAGACGGAGGGATGGACTGTCCACCCAGCTGTCTGACCATCTCCCTCATATCATCGCAGCTTCTCCAAAGCCTAATTCTCCCTGAGTTACCTTCACTTAACTCTGCAATAGTTTGTTCCATAGCACAAAGGATTTATGGTGTCCTCCTTGCGGCACATGCACCCAAGGTTTGTGCTACTCTCCCGAAGATTCAGGAAGACGGAAGTGATGCGAGTCCTTCTTCTGCCAAACTGGTGGAAAAGGAGACCATAGTTGAGGATATACTGGCGTCCTCTAAGACTGGAGACGTGTTTGTATCACTCACGGACTCACAGACCAAGGAACTGGTGAACTTAATTCAAATCTTAACACAACTTAACCCAGATGCTATGAACTCTGAGGATCTCGCCtctgttttcctcctcctcctcatgatgCTCACCTCCGCCTCCTGTCAGTCTGACGGTCGTCCGGACTCTGAAGCTGATGCCGTGTTCCAGGCGAAGCTGCTCAGGATCCTGACTCCTCTTGTGGAGAGCAGACACTTAAAAGGTGTTTTGAAGCTCATTCATGCTGGTTCTCTGCTGCAGGCTACTgtgtcttctctcctctggcATAGCAACAGTGGAAGATATCGAGCCACAAACAGCCTTGATTGGATGGACTTAATCAAAGCAGTGCAGGACTTCATCAGGGCATTGGTCCAGTTGATTATATTCAGAAACAGCAGCGTCCAACTCAACCTGAATCAGTTCGTTGCTTTTCTTACCAGTAAGGAAAAGCCAAGCGGGCACAATGTTGCACTAAGTTCAGCAGCTGTTTCAGGAAAACCAGATCCAGGAGCATCCATTTCTTCTGATCATCTTGAGCTGGCATCACTGTCTTCTTTTATCCAGGAGATGACCACTAACCTGGGGAGGAGTAAACTAATGGATCAGACCTTGACCCAAATGATAACAAAAGTGAATGCTACACTGGGACCAGCTGTTGAGTCCGCCATAAGACCTCAGACTGCCGGCGAAGCAGCCGTTCAACCAGTCGTCGTCCTCGATCAAGCCTTTGTGGTAGAAGTTGTTACCGTCATGCTGCACTGTGaactgtcctcactgtcagtGGAAGAACAGAACAAGCAGGATGGCTCCACGCTCACCCTGAGCCACATGACTCTCTATCAGAGCATGTGCCAGCAGATCCTCCGAGAattaacctctgacctcaggcCAATGGAATCTCTGGTCGCCGATCTCCATTTCCTGTCCTTATTCTACAAGGCAGCAGAGATGacgagaggagacgaggagaaggGAGAAAAGGAGCTGGATGAGCTGTTTGCTCAGATCCTGCAGAATGTGCAGGGACTGCTGAAAGGTAAATGGACAGACTGgacacataataataatatccatccatacatgcacatacacacacacacacacacacacacacacacacacacacacacacacacacacagtacagatCATAAGTGAATCACAggcccataataataataataatacaactttatttatatggcACTTATCTAAATAAGGTTACAGAGTGCTGTGTCAGTTGGTTTCCTTCAATTAATCATCTCCTACTGGCAGAAGTTTACAACTGCATCTGCATTTAATTTATTACATTAGTGTTGAAATATGACGACTTTTTGTAGGGCTTGTTCAAAAAGGAGGTTTGATATTTCCTAACAAACAAAGCTAGATAAAATCTTATCACATAGATTTTGATTTCTATAAAACACTTGGCATCAGCTCAGATTTATGTCAACACCTAAAGACCAAACACTATTGTAAAAGTTAAAAGCATTACATTTATTTCTTGATATGTGCATAGAGTtacactgtgttgttgtgtcacgTCTTTATCAAAAAGACTGATATGCTGATATGActtcaaactgtttattttgcCTGCAGCTCCACGGCTGTCAACAAAAGAGGTCTCTGAGCTGGAGCCAGCAGTGCAGGAGCTGCTGCGCCTCCTGGTGGAGAAAAACACGGCTACTCAGTtcaagctgctgctcctgatgATCAGAGAAGGACTTAACTCTGGCGAACTGAGGGCTGGAAACTACAGGGTGAGGCCAAGATCTGTCCCAATCGCTTCTGTTGTTTCATGTTTAAAGAGAAtcagttaaaaaataattgcTTTAATCTTGtcactgttcctcctctgttctgcaGGAGGTGCTGTCTGCAGTAACCATCACTAAGCTGCTGTTCTGTTGTCAGTTACCTGAGCCCTGCTATAAAGCTCTGTGGCACATTGCACCGGAGATTATATCTGCTATGGtggtgagaaaacacacacacgaacacttACAGGGATAGTTCACggaattttttttatcactcaTGATCTACTCACTGCTATTACCCCCTGAGACTCGTAACATGTTTGTGgagtcaaacacttcacccacccctccatcggcatagtggtgagtggataatgaatgaattttcATTTTACGGTGAACTATCTTCTtaaacacaaagtcacacaaagcaaacaaaggAAAGACCAGGCTTCAGTGAGCAGCCTACAAACATACAGAGCTTATAGACGGATATGTTGAAGTGTCCAAATCCAAACTGTAGGAGTTCCATTAAACAATCTGTATTCACGTTCTGAACATCCTTTGAGTTTTAGATGTGTAGTCAGAAGAAATTATAACAAATCAGTGTAACTTgcactgcattttttttaaacaagcagGGACAGTGCCACGCTGAGAGCATTTTTAATATGCTCTTCAGTCGTCAGTGATATTTTTTCAGGAAGTGCAGCACATGTGACAGCTGTCAGGAGTGACTGTGCAGACAAATGACGATGAGGCTGCTGATTTCCACTGgaatgtctctttttttttacttcctttgGTCAATGTGCTTTCAATTAGGCCGGCTGGCTGGAGAAAACAGACAACACAGCAATCTGCTTATATCattctgtaaacacacacacgcacacacacacccaaagtGGACTTAGATATGTTAATAATGCTGTTGTTTCCTCTGTTATGACCTTCACTATGTCCATATGTCTTCAGTTGTTGATTTGTTTCCGCCTCAGTCTTCTCTTGAGACGATGTAAAATTAGTCTAAAATCATCATATTTTCTTGGTTTTAGATTATtgagggaggttatgttttcacccctgtccatttgttgggTGGAGTGATTGTAAGcgagattacacaaaaaatccAGACAGATTTCCACGAATCTTGGTGGAATGACGTTGTGTGGGtcaaagaagaacccattagAGTTGATCTGGATCAGGAAAAGATCAAGgaatttcttttcagtttatttaacaTTGGAAGATAAGGCCTTATTCAACATTTCTCCTTATAAGTCATggatcttgaataaaaaaatctgatgtttaggtgactgatatttatgagtgtctGAAATTtaatgcagatccaaataaacatCTCAATCTAGTAaattgtggtttcataaggggactgttgggccttggaggagtTAAACGCTCTACTCAATGCCCTCTAGTTGTTTATgtcttaatttatttattttttcaacatACAGTTCTTGAGCGCTGTGTCATAGTTGAAGTAATCAAATGAATGATGGCTGAATTCCATATAGCTGATTCAGTTACCTTGTGCAGTTTCTGCTTAGTCACTCTCATGGTTCAATGTGACACTTGAAAAGATCAAATCAACTGTCAATGCTATTAGTATCAGCTGCTGTGTCTCTCCTACTGTGACAAGCCTGGGAAAAAGTCCTCGTAGTGTTGTCAGGTTTGTCAGTTCCATATTGAATTTATTACTTTTTGAAAGCTTCAAAAAGTTttcattctctttctctcgctgtgtgtgtgtgtgtgtgtgtctttacttGCAGTTCTTGGTAAGAGCATCTGGACTGGACAGCTCTCTAACGCTTTCCTTTACCGTTCCTACGGTGACTTcaatgacatcactgctgcGGCAGGGGGAGGGGCTCTTCACCAACCCTCATCATGTGGTCATGGTGCTTGGCGCGCTGCAGTCTGTGCCCCTCGACCACTTGGCCCCACCTGTCTACCAGTCAGCCTTCTTGGCTGTTCATGAGGCGCTGTTCGCCATCATCCAGTGTCATACTCAGGTAGGAAGAGACAGAAGGTCGGGTGGTTTCCAAGCTTGAATGCTTTTAGTAGAGGATAATCCCGACAATACTGGATTCTTGAGGCCTGATGTATATACTTAGAGTGAAAAAGTTATCCTTAACATAAACTCATACCGTAAACCAAAATTTTTGATCTATATCTCTAGGATTTATGATTTTGAAGATTTGTGACCAAGATgcaaactgagacattttacattgGAAGAATCAACTTATCTGGTAAACAATCTGTTTGATGGCTTTACTGTTTTTAAATTACTTCCCACCAATTTTCGTATTTCTGCACTGCAATTTATCATTTCTTAGATAATAAGATGTCAGATATTGGCGGATATCAGTCAATATATCAAACTGGCTAATGTTTTGATATAGCTCCAGTCCAGAAGCTATCCAAGTATCCAAATCTGTGTTTCATTTGACAGGATTGCAACAGGATGTGATGTAATCCAAAGAACAAGAAGACATTTAAAGGAACACCGCAAACTAAAGTGTTGTAAACATATAACCACACTCATAGCAATAGATAATTGTAGCACCCCCACTGTAGGTCAATATAGATAAACGCCACTGGTTTGAATCCAAGTTTTGAGGAAAAGGCATTATGTGCCTCGAACTGTGCTGCTGAGATGTCAGCTTTAGTTTTAGTTTGCATTGCAAACAAAATGTGGGGAAAATCTACCTTTTATTTCTCCtagtttttaaaactttttgaaGGGGATTTGATA is part of the Pleuronectes platessa chromosome 1, fPlePla1.1, whole genome shotgun sequence genome and harbors:
- the urb2 gene encoding unhealthy ribosome biogenesis protein 2 homolog, which encodes MAAIYSGIHLKLKSPQTPWDDKLKLARFAWISSQCLLPNKEQVLLDWCTHALTGWYNKKVEFSQNVLEGLWCYLDDLLHSRKLHSLLKQGKTVSLRLNMAQLLLERLQECSRVGSKSLVCAATILSVCQGILSSPVLSSVFITKYELMVDLLAKLCSIACCELQQPLLTEIIVTESDTCQDEAMSEPLQTPLANSKETLDSPADLTELDTNKPASKPNENHSSNLFEVLLQVLSCYLAVQRQQANPNRVFTLVTNQLIQPLVLLRHLLTSGEFAPSHTHLRLRQPLCRDIRVKIDSILQSALFPSEHLTSYKEELLPSKGETGKRGPGGAKGPLKPISAIIPKLSAQGYCEPHLHYSVKSNTLSLLFKFFLESYGNGRGENEEEQKMLCFYFLTRLIPALDLCLDGDSVSPAKAEQSVSESTGQTSSPDSLHSPESWTLALLSVESLLTQALSADMYNVAADRIRHKEVQLNFYRALGQMLFNQAQPSIPAWYRCLKVLLSLNHLILEPDLDQLLSSAWVNSECMEARVQRARQLMVCSLLQTYTKLRQIPRFFSELLSVICQPALEELRPPLLSEAISVSLGTCLLDTPPSQCLEICSSVLESMRTCILPDLVKEEKEAEKMDIDGGGDDKKSQLNVDQERQDASLKLFSLSQLLHVVLFSLKTLDNTSPLPLVRQGQALMDEMQQVVKELLQVLPRENRIKKTPRKGKKKMDHKEPERVPVLWEQMTQEATLLLRYTWVELDTLFDIHCGKYISPDSDQEAAVCETGEEALSNSLLQTRIESLLSGDILPAHLYPSPSFSPMSCLLLKLLTLQQMKRVMLNCNLPCESSTTALLNRTAHFISADLKLEETPAGEQVWDGQISSVNSSSYVVAHWHLVASNLPLIAPYLSGENMGCIANFLVGSLLSEQSDGGMDCPPSCLTISLISSQLLQSLILPELPSLNSAIVCSIAQRIYGVLLAAHAPKVCATLPKIQEDGSDASPSSAKLVEKETIVEDILASSKTGDVFVSLTDSQTKELVNLIQILTQLNPDAMNSEDLASVFLLLLMMLTSASCQSDGRPDSEADAVFQAKLLRILTPLVESRHLKGVLKLIHAGSLLQATVSSLLWHSNSGRYRATNSLDWMDLIKAVQDFIRALVQLIIFRNSSVQLNLNQFVAFLTSKEKPSGHNVALSSAAVSGKPDPGASISSDHLELASLSSFIQEMTTNLGRSKLMDQTLTQMITKVNATLGPAVESAIRPQTAGEAAVQPVVVLDQAFVVEVVTVMLHCELSSLSVEEQNKQDGSTLTLSHMTLYQSMCQQILRELTSDLRPMESLVADLHFLSLFYKAAEMTRGDEEKGEKELDELFAQILQNVQGLLKAPRLSTKEVSELEPAVQELLRLLVEKNTATQFKLLLLMIREGLNSGELRAGNYREVLSAVTITKLLFCCQLPEPCYKALWHIAPEIISAMVFLVRASGLDSSLTLSFTVPTVTSMTSLLRQGEGLFTNPHHVVMVLGALQSVPLDHLAPPVYQSAFLAVHEALFAIIQCHTQVLSNAAPSFLNVFYRLVASIMQEGRQRGVSDTGSDCDVYHKCSRLTQRMFSHIAATAESFTTLSTFMVAQYVTELQKVTLRPDVKLHLTEGIYQIMDLCMEQDIKFLMAGLQMGVREVFNELYGSYTHYHKAERQGEEKYTV